The following proteins come from a genomic window of Neptunomonas concharum:
- a CDS encoding DUF2157 domain-containing protein: protein MESRRQVLNWHQQGKLKGELDSSLHTIRHSGEVWYRFISQFLLFTGALGAAAGVIFFFAFNWEAMGRLLKFALLESAMVLAVLLYSRLNSRRRSSSVTVLGMALLTGALLALTGQTYQTGADPWELFAVWAAMITPWVIMAQSSSLWLLWVSLVNLSLLLYLSTFRGLLGFLFREEEWLWLFSSLNTLIMLGLEWISRPTIADKGVPYLANRIAAQLATLLAGCSVTWLAIWSILDDVGSLGLFVWIVWMAGCFYLYRYLMKDLVILSGWVLSGIIIASCLLGKLFEGALDEGIFLLISFVIIGLSTAGGLWLKRLATESEAGGEAAQETSS from the coding sequence TTGGAATCGCGCAGGCAGGTCCTGAACTGGCACCAACAAGGAAAGCTAAAAGGAGAGTTAGACTCCTCACTCCATACCATTAGGCATAGTGGTGAAGTTTGGTATCGCTTTATTAGCCAGTTTCTCCTTTTTACTGGAGCCTTAGGGGCGGCTGCAGGTGTGATTTTTTTCTTTGCGTTTAATTGGGAAGCGATGGGGCGTTTGCTCAAGTTCGCACTCTTAGAAAGCGCTATGGTATTGGCTGTGTTGTTATATAGCCGCCTTAATAGCCGTAGACGCTCTTCATCCGTTACAGTGTTGGGCATGGCGTTGTTGACCGGCGCTTTGCTGGCATTAACCGGACAAACCTATCAAACCGGAGCCGACCCTTGGGAGCTCTTTGCAGTCTGGGCTGCGATGATAACCCCATGGGTGATAATGGCGCAAAGCTCCTCTTTATGGCTACTTTGGGTCAGCTTAGTGAATTTATCATTGCTACTTTATCTAAGTACTTTTAGAGGTTTGTTGGGGTTTTTGTTTCGAGAAGAAGAGTGGCTGTGGCTGTTTAGCAGCTTGAATACTTTGATTATGTTGGGGTTAGAGTGGATATCTAGGCCGACCATCGCAGATAAGGGAGTACCTTATCTTGCAAACAGAATCGCAGCGCAATTGGCGACTCTATTAGCGGGTTGCTCCGTTACTTGGCTGGCAATTTGGTCAATATTAGATGATGTAGGCAGTCTAGGGCTGTTTGTTTGGATTGTTTGGATGGCTGGGTGCTTTTACCTTTACCGCTATTTGATGAAAGACCTTGTCATTCTGTCAGGTTGGGTACTGAGTGGCATTATTATCGCCAGTTGTTTGCTGGGAAAACTCTTTGAAGGTGCCTTGGATGAAGGCATCTTTCTTCTGATTAGTTTTGTCATTATCGGTTTATCGACAGCCGGTGGACTTTGGCTAAAGCGTTTGGCGACAGAGTCGGAAGCAGGGGGAGAAGCTGCTCAGGAGACTTCATCATGA
- the mtnK gene encoding S-methyl-5-thioribose kinase yields MTTAKFANDAEVIEFARTNTPYFTSGEAPSVEEIGDGNINFVYRVKDSKDSVIVKQALPYVRIIGEGWPLSLDRIRIEASTLKTEGQWAEAYVPKVYCFDEQQSAVIMEDIGDHDNLRHALIARKPLPALGRHLGEFLAETLFHTSDFYLDTYQKKAAVSSNINPDLCKITEELFFWDPFCDHERNAINPAVRPVAEAIWQDEVLKIEAAKLKYHFMTDAQALLHGDLHSGSVFVTETSTKVIDPEFAFYGPMSFDIGSVIGNLLLNFAGQIGLEGDTEEKRAYQMYLLDTIEALWHTFEANFLENVKSKCQDPVFNAPGFAQAFIGHVWHESLGYAGTEIIRRTIGLAHVADLDSIEDEQIRSVSEGLALSVGVTLIKQRHEIRSPQVLRAVIQAAE; encoded by the coding sequence ATGACAACAGCAAAGTTTGCCAATGATGCCGAAGTAATCGAATTTGCCCGTACGAATACTCCCTATTTTACGTCAGGTGAGGCGCCCAGTGTTGAAGAGATCGGTGATGGGAATATCAACTTTGTTTATCGAGTCAAGGATAGTAAAGACAGCGTTATTGTAAAACAGGCACTACCTTATGTGCGTATTATTGGTGAAGGTTGGCCGCTTTCTCTGGATCGCATACGCATAGAAGCATCAACACTTAAAACAGAGGGTCAGTGGGCAGAGGCCTACGTCCCTAAAGTGTATTGCTTTGATGAGCAACAATCTGCCGTCATTATGGAAGATATTGGTGATCATGATAACTTGCGTCATGCATTGATCGCGAGAAAACCGCTGCCGGCGTTAGGACGACATCTGGGAGAGTTTTTGGCAGAAACCTTATTCCACACGTCTGATTTTTATTTGGATACTTATCAGAAGAAAGCAGCTGTTAGCAGCAACATCAATCCTGATCTTTGCAAAATTACCGAAGAGCTCTTCTTTTGGGACCCTTTCTGCGATCACGAGCGTAACGCGATCAATCCGGCAGTGCGCCCTGTCGCCGAAGCGATTTGGCAAGATGAGGTACTCAAGATCGAAGCGGCTAAGCTCAAATATCATTTTATGACCGATGCTCAGGCGCTCTTACATGGAGATCTTCATTCAGGTTCTGTCTTTGTTACCGAAACGAGTACCAAAGTAATCGATCCTGAGTTCGCATTTTATGGGCCGATGAGTTTTGATATTGGATCTGTGATTGGCAATCTGTTACTGAACTTTGCAGGCCAGATTGGTTTAGAAGGTGATACCGAAGAGAAGCGCGCATATCAAATGTATCTGCTGGATACGATTGAGGCACTGTGGCACACCTTTGAAGCGAATTTCCTCGAAAATGTAAAATCCAAGTGTCAGGACCCTGTATTCAACGCGCCAGGCTTTGCACAGGCATTTATTGGTCATGTTTGGCATGAAAGTTTGGGTTATGCAGGTACGGAGATTATCCGAAGAACCATAGGTCTTGCGCACGTTGCTGATCTGGACTCCATCGAAGATGAGCAAATCAGATCGGTATCAGAAGGACTAGCATTAAGCGTTGGCGTTACCTTAATTAAACAGCGCCACGAAATACGCTCACCGCAGGTTTTACGGGCTGTTATACAAGCAGCCGAATAA